In a single window of the Bacillus clarus genome:
- a CDS encoding TetR/AcrR family transcriptional regulator — protein sequence MKNSTLSSRKHRSIETRKKLLNSGYTVFLEYGFQKTTITQIIKHAETGYGTAYVYFKNKDDLLIVLMEDVMNRFYDIAERSFTPNTKTEAQHMIQSQVRAFLQLAEEERAILQVVEEAIGLSKEIRQKWNEIRERFVTRITQDITHSQESGLAQSELNKEIVARGWFAMNEMFLWTIVQNDKEIDVEEIVYTLTEMYTTGLYK from the coding sequence TTGAAAAACTCTACTCTTTCATCCAGGAAACATCGCTCCATAGAAACAAGAAAAAAACTATTAAACTCTGGGTATACTGTTTTTCTAGAATACGGATTTCAGAAAACAACCATCACACAAATTATTAAACATGCAGAAACAGGATACGGTACCGCATATGTATATTTTAAAAACAAAGATGACCTCCTCATTGTATTGATGGAAGATGTGATGAATCGTTTTTATGATATTGCTGAACGTTCGTTTACACCTAACACAAAGACCGAAGCTCAACATATGATTCAAAGTCAAGTACGTGCCTTCTTGCAATTAGCTGAAGAAGAACGGGCTATTTTACAAGTTGTTGAAGAAGCGATAGGATTATCAAAGGAAATACGTCAAAAATGGAATGAGATTCGAGAACGTTTTGTAACACGCATTACGCAAGATATTACTCATTCTCAAGAAAGCGGATTGGCACAATCTGAATTAAATAAGGAGATTGTAGCACGTGGTTGGTTTGCAATGAATGAAATGTTTCTTTGGACAATTGTGCAAAATGATAAAGAAATAGATGTAGAAGAAATTGTGTATACATTAACGGAAATGTATACGACGGGATTATATAAATAG